TTGCAGCAGCGCCTTGACCTTGTGCCGTTCCAGAATGATCCGAAGCTCCCTTGTGTCCCAGAGTACCATGCTGCCGTCCATGGCCTTGTAGTTGGGGTCGCCCAACAGTTGGCCGCGATTGCACGATGCCGCGATGTGCGTGACGGCTACGGTCGGTCGACCGCCGGCCTTGCCAAGATCGTACGCCAGCCATTCCAACTGCTCCGGCCCGATCCGCGGCTCATACGTCGGGTTGTCCTTGCCGCCGACCGGGAAAATGCTGTCGAGCACCACAAAGTGCCAGCCGCCATGGTCGAAGCTGTAGTAGCTCTTTTTCCAACCCAGCAGGTCCATGATCATCTTCTTGCCGATGTCCGGGTCGTCAACCGGTACCTTGCGTCGCGACGACCATCCCAGCGCGTCGTGGTTGCCCATGCAGTTGTAGTACGGAATGCCCGAAGCGTCCGTGATTCCCTTGTACAGCCGAACACACTCCTCGAATTCGGACTTGGCCGTGTAGTTGCCGTCGAAAGCCATATCGCCGCCCATCAGGATGAACGCCGGCCTGGGCTTGAGCTGCCGTAGGGTCTCGATGCACTTACGGTATCCCTCGTCACCTTTTCGCTTGCGAGTCACGTGCATGTCGGTCAGGTGAACGAAGGTAAACGGCTCAACTTGCCCGCTGGGCTGCACAGCCGGGAATGGGTCCTTGAGGAACTCAGGTAACGACGCCGCCGCACCGGCCGCAGACAGGCCGCCTATCAGTTCGCGTCGCGTGATGCTCATTCATTCCTCCTCACGGGCGTGCCGGGTTCACACAGGCCTTGTCGCGGAAACCCAGATGATGAGACCAGGTTTTCAGTCGCCAGTGTCACTTTTCAGTTTCGCTTTTGACCGCCTACTGATCACTGACAACTGATAACTGACTACTTCTCCGCCACAACGGGATTCCTCAGCACCCCAACGTGCTCGATCTCGACCTCCAACACATCGCCCGGCTTGATGGCCGGGGTCTTTCCCATCGTCCCCGTAAAAATCAGATCGCCCGGCTCCAGCGTCACGTGACGGCTGGCAAAGCTCACAATCTGCGAGCAGTTGAAGATCATGTCGCTGGTCCGCTGCTGTTGCGTCACCTGACCGTTGACCCGAGAGGTCAACAACAGGTCATCGTAATTGACCCCCGCGACCACGAACGGACCGCACGGCCCGAACGTGTCGCTGCCCTTGGCCCGCCACCACTGCCGGTCGTTGGCCTGCCAATCGCGGGCGCTGATGTCATTGCCGCAAGTAACCCCCAGCACGTAATCGAGGGCCTCGGCCTCTGACACATTCCTGGCCCGCTTGCCCATGACAACGACCAGTTCGCCCTCCAGATGGACTTCCTTGCTGCCGGCGGGCAGGACAACGGCGTCTCCCGGCCCGATCAGGCAGGAGGGCGCCTTGAAGAACAACTCGGGGTTGCTCGGCTTGGGCTGCGTGCTCAAGTGGCTGGTGTAGTTCCCTGCCATCCCCAACACTTTCGTCGGGCGGGCTGGAACCAGCATCTTGACCTCGGCCAGGCGGTATGATCGTCCTGTTCTCTGCCGGGCTCCGAAAAGGTCCCCTTTGATTTCGTGGATCGTGTCGCCCTCGACGATCCCGTAAGCCTCCTGACCGCCCGCGCAAAAACGGGCATACCGCGTGATCCCGGCATCAGTCGGGCGGTGCGCCTTGTCCATATCGAGCGAGGCGCACCCGGCTAAGGCGGAAAAAACCGTGTTGAGCAGAATCCATCTCATCGTTGAGCTCCTCAATCGTATATGGGGGCAATTCATGTTTGTTCCCGGCGGCCGGCTCGACGATTGACAGTGAACCGAAACCCGCGTCGCCCCGCGCCCATTTGTAATGCATACGGGCTTCTCTCGCCACTGGCGAACCG
This genomic stretch from Phycisphaerae bacterium harbors:
- a CDS encoding metallophosphoesterase; its protein translation is MSITRRELIGGLSAAGAAASLPEFLKDPFPAVQPSGQVEPFTFVHLTDMHVTRKRKGDEGYRKCIETLRQLKPRPAFILMGGDMAFDGNYTAKSEFEECVRLYKGITDASGIPYYNCMGNHDALGWSSRRKVPVDDPDIGKKMIMDLLGWKKSYYSFDHGGWHFVVLDSIFPVGGKDNPTYEPRIGPEQLEWLAYDLGKAGGRPTVAVTHIAASCNRGQLLGDPNYKAMDGSMVLWDTRELRIILERHKVKALLQGHSHNIEEMRYHGVWYLTSAAASGAWWAGDWVGSPPGYTVFRCDGDKLSWEHVEFSWEPRLEEADTLERKKLDEFQAFRREQQRLLEKERAGIR
- a CDS encoding fumarylacetoacetate hydrolase family protein, translating into MRWILLNTVFSALAGCASLDMDKAHRPTDAGITRYARFCAGGQEAYGIVEGDTIHEIKGDLFGARQRTGRSYRLAEVKMLVPARPTKVLGMAGNYTSHLSTQPKPSNPELFFKAPSCLIGPGDAVVLPAGSKEVHLEGELVVVMGKRARNVSEAEALDYVLGVTCGNDISARDWQANDRQWWRAKGSDTFGPCGPFVVAGVNYDDLLLTSRVNGQVTQQQRTSDMIFNCSQIVSFASRHVTLEPGDLIFTGTMGKTPAIKPGDVLEVEIEHVGVLRNPVVAEK